The Deltaproteobacteria bacterium genomic interval CGAGGTAGGCATAGGCCCCCGCGTCCCCCGGGTCCTGACCGATCCGCTGGTTGAGGGCGTCCCGCGCCTTCGCGTAGTCCTTCTGCGAGAGCATCTCCTCGAAGGGATCCCACTGCGCCGCCTCCTGCTGGGCGCTCTCCTCCTCGGCCTTCGCGCCGAGGTACTCCTTGCGCTTGGCCTCGGAGTCGAGGGCCTTGTAGGCGGCGGTGAGGCGGTCGAAGATCGTGCGGTAGTCCTGCTGCAGCGCCTCGGGCGCGTCGGGCACCCGGTCGGGGTGGAAGATGCGGATCCGCTTGTTGAAGGCGGCCTTCACCTCCTCGTCGGTGCAGCTCTGCTTCAGGCCGAGGACCGTGAAGTGATCGCCCTTCTCCACCCGGGCCATCATCTTGGCGGCCCGCTCCTCCTGCTCGCTCCAGTCCTTCGCCGGCTCGGGCGGCGGCGCCGGCGCGGCGGCCTCGGGCTGGACCTCGACCACCCCCGCGAAGGAGAGGAAGCGGCACTCGGCCAGGAGCAGGGCCAGGCGCAGGAGGGTCCCGCCAGAGTCACCCTCGGTCTGGGCGAGCTGGGCGGGAGAGTGGACTCCGTCGAAGAGGGGATAGAGCCGGGTCTCGGCGGGGCCGAGGCGAAGATCCTCCACCTTGCAGCCGGCGACGTTGGTCTTCATCGCCGGCGCCTCGAGCCTCGGACCGAGGCGCTCACGCACCTCGGCCTCGGTGATCAGCCGGGCGGCCTTCACCAGGAACTGGTAGGGGTTGCTGCCGAGCGGGAAGGCGTCCGGCGGGGGCGGCACGTCGCGCTGGACCAGAAAGCTCCCCTCACAGAGCTGGAGGATCTCGAGGTAGACCTCACTGGCCCAGGCCGCGAGGTGCTGGAAGCCGGTCCCGGGATCCATCAAGCCCTGGGCGAAGAGCGCGGCGGTGAAGCTGCCCCCGAAGTTCGACGCCCCCGCCTCGGCCTGCTGCTTCTGGGCCTCGGCCAGGTGCCCCTTCTCCACCAGCCACTCCCCCAGCGCGGTGAGCTCGCTGTCGACGTGCTCGGGCTTGCCCTTCTTGTAGTGGACCACCGAGACGCCCCCGGGGCCGACGAACTCCACCCGGGCCGTGAGCTCCGTCGCGGCGATGGTGAAGGCGAGGCGCAGGGCCGAGGTCTGCGAGAGGTCGCCCTGATCGGGCAGCTCGAGCTCGGAGATCGGCTCGGGGGCGAGGACCGAGGGGTCGAAGGCCGCCGGGGGTGGGGCGTCCGGGGCGAGGGCGGAGGGATCGAAGACGGCCCCCGGCGAGGGATCCGGCGCGAGGGCGGAGGGATCCAGGGCGGCCCCCGGGGAGGGCGCGAGGGAGGAGGGATCCAGAGCCACCGCGGCCGCGGCGACCTGCTGCTCGACGTCGGTGACCTGGATGGTCAGCCCGGGGGGCGGCGGGAGCCGATCGACGTCGGCGGGATCGACCCCCCACCACTCGGTGTCGAGGACCTCGCGCAGCTCGGGGAAGCGGCCGATCTGGACGAAGTTCTCGCCGTCCGCCGAGGCCTGGAGCTGCCCCTTGAAGAGCTTCTGCGGGATCAGGAGCTCCAGGGTGGAGGCCTGCAGCGGCCCCCAGCGCTTACCCTCGTCGTTGCGGATCCAGTATTGCTGCGGGGTGACCTCGTCCATGGCTCTCGTGGCGAAAAGGTAGCACGCAACCCGAATCAGCGGCCATCGCCGGCCGCGGGCGGCGGCGGCTCTCGCGGCGCGTCGAGGGACTCGAGCCGGCGCTGGATCCGCTGCCGCTGGGCCCCCCGGGTCCGCTCCAGCGCCTGCTCGTAGGCCTCCGCGGCCTCCGCCGGGCGCCCGAGCTCTCGCAGGAGATCGCCCATGGCGATCGGCGCCGCCGCGCTCTCCTCGTTCTGCCGGGCGGCGAGGCGATAGGCCTCCAGCGCCCGCTCGGGCTCCCCCTGCCGGGCGAGGAGCTGGCCCCGGAGCAGGTGGTAGGTCGCCCGCTGGCCGCGTCCGCGCAGGCCGGAGGCCCGGGCGAGCGCCTCGTCGGCGCCCTCGAGGTCCCCGGTGGTCAGCAGCAGGCGGGTCAGCTCGAGGGAGAGGGTCGGGTCGCCGGGGAGCCGGGCGAGGCCCTGCTGCAGCACGGCGCCCGCGGCGGCCAGATCGTTCTGGCCTCGATGGATCCGGGCCAGCAGGAGGGGTCCGCGGGGATCGAGGGGCGCGAGGGCCTGGAGCCGGGTGGCGAGCTCGAGGGCCCGCTCCGCTTCGCCCTCGCTCCGCGCCGCGGTGGCCGCCAGCGCCAGCAGATCCGCCGAGTCGGGCCAAACCTCCAGGGAGCGGGTCGCGATCTCCAGGAGATCGGCCCACCGCTCGCGCCGGGCGAGGTAGTTCGCCAGCTCGGTCCGGGCGCGCTCCTCCTCGGGCAGCGCCCGCGCCAGGTCCTCGAGGGCCGGGAAGCTGCGCTCGGCGCTGGCGAGCACCGAGGGGATCGGGTGACCCCAGCGCGCCGCGAGGCGGTACTCGAGCAGCGCCTGCTCCCGCTGGCCGGCCCGGGTCAGGAGGATCGCCGCCAGGAGGTGGGCGAGGGGCTCGGTGGGCGAGAGGTACATTGCCCGGCTGACCCAGCGCATCGCGGCGACCTCCTCGCCTCGCTCGGCGAGGGTGCGGGCGGCCACGAGCGCGACCATGTGATCGGTGGGGTGGCGCCGCTGCGCCTCCCGGGCCCGCTCGAGGAAGACCGGCGTCTCGAGCTCCCCCTCCTGGAGCGCGGCGAGGTCCGCGTCGGCGAGCCCGCGGGAGGCCAGGCCCAGGCCCGCGGCCCCGAGGAGGGCGACGCCGCCCAGGAGGGCGAGGGCCGGCAGCCGGCCGAGGCCGAGCTCCCGCTTCGTCGCCTCCTCGCCCTCCCCCCGCTGGCGGCCGCGACAGGCCAGGGTCAGGGCCAGGGTCGCCGGGATGGCCACCCCGCCGAAGACCGTGGAGAAGTCCGCGAGCTCGTGGACCCCCAGCGCCGCGAGGCCCGCCACCACGCCCGCGCCGCGGGGCGAGGCGACCACCCGGGCGCCCTGCACCAGGAGGAAGGCGAAGACGAGGACGAAGAGCGTCCCACCGATCAGGCCGAGCTCGGCGAGGGCCTGCACCGGCTGGCTCTCGGCGTGGGAGAAGGTGCCGACCCGGGCGATGGTCCGGTAGACGGGGAAGGTCAGCGCCCAGGCGCCCCGCCCCACCCCGGTGAGCCAGTGGCCCTGGATGAGCTCCCGGCCGTCCCGCCAGATCGCCAGGCGCATCTCCCCCGAGAGCGCCTCCTCCCCGCCGAGGGTCTGCAGCTCGGCGAGGACCGGCTCGAGGGCGAGGTAGGCGACGCCCGAGAGCACCGCGACCACCCCGACGAGGGCGAGCCCCAGCGGCCACCCCCGCGCCCGCAGCGGCCGCCGGTCCTCCGCGACGAGAGCCTCGCGCCCCCGGAGCCGGGCCTGCAGGAGGGCGAAGACCGCCAGCCCCACGGCCCACCCCACCATCCCGCCGCGCGAGAGGGTCAGCACGCAGGTGATGGAGACCCCCACGAAGACCGCACCCCAGAGCAGGGCGAGGGGCCGGGTGCGGGCGCCGAAGGCGAGCCCCAGGCACAGGGGGGCCAGCAGCCCCAGCAGCGCCGCCAGGTGGTTGGGGTTGACGAAGCTCGCGAAGAGGAAGCCCCGGGGCGGCACCGGGAAGACACCGTAGATGAGCTCGAGGCGGGCGAGCTTCTGACCGAAGGCCAGCACCACCAGCAGCGCGGCGAGCGCACCCAGGTAGAGCGCGATCCGCCGGCGGCCGTGGCGCGAGCGCGCGAGCTGGGTCACCACGAGGAAGAGGAGGAAGAAGGTCGCGTGGCGCGCGACCTCCAGCGCCGTCGCGGCCGGGTCGAGGGAGACCGGGCGCCAGGCGGGCCAGGCGCCGAGGTCGCCCAGGGAGTAGGCCAGGAGCTCGGCCGAGCGCGGCGCCAGCAGCTCCAGCAGGGCTGGCGGCAGCGGCAGGAGCTGCAGGGCCTCCAGCCCCAGGAGCAGGCCCAGCCCGAGGGTCGCCCAGCGCGGCAGGACGAGGCGCCCTCCCCCGCGCAGCGCGAGGAGCAGGCCAGCGGCCGCGAGCCCGACCCCGAGCAGCTCCAGCGCCGTCGCCCAGAGGTGCACCGAGCCGAGGGCGAGGGGGGCGAGGAAGAGGGTCAGGACGACGGCGCCCTCGGAGACGCGGGCGAAGGGACCCCGGGGTCCTCGCGCCCGCGACCGGCGCTGACGACGCCCGGTCTCGGCGGCGGGATCCCTGCGGCTCGAGGTCGACTCGCTCATCGCGGCCCAGCCTACCGGGCGCTGGCTTTTGGGTCGATCGATGATAGGGCTGACCGGCCATGAAACTCGCCGTCGTCGGAACCGGATACGTGGGCCTCGTCGCTGGCACCTGTCTCTCGGAGACGGGTCATGACGTGGTCTGCATCGACATCGATGCCGCCCGCATCGCCCTGCTCGAGCAGGGTCAGATCCCCATCTACGAGCCCGGCCTCGAGGAGCTGGTCCGCCGCAACGCGAAGGCCGAGCGCCTGACCTTCTCCACCGATCCGGACGCCGTGCGGGGCGCCGAGGTGATCTTCGTCGCCGTGCAGACCCCCCAGGACGAGGACGGCTCGGCCGACCTCACCCACATGCTCGAGGCCGTCCGCGACATCCTCGGCCGCTGCCGGGAC includes:
- a CDS encoding J domain-containing protein is translated as MDEVTPQQYWIRNDEGKRWGPLQASTLELLIPQKLFKGQLQASADGENFVQIGRFPELREVLDTEWWGVDPADVDRLPPPPGLTIQVTDVEQQVAAAAVALDPSSLAPSPGAALDPSALAPDPSPGAVFDPSALAPDAPPPAAFDPSVLAPEPISELELPDQGDLSQTSALRLAFTIAATELTARVEFVGPGGVSVVHYKKGKPEHVDSELTALGEWLVEKGHLAEAQKQQAEAGASNFGGSFTAALFAQGLMDPGTGFQHLAAWASEVYLEILQLCEGSFLVQRDVPPPPDAFPLGSNPYQFLVKAARLITEAEVRERLGPRLEAPAMKTNVAGCKVEDLRLGPAETRLYPLFDGVHSPAQLAQTEGDSGGTLLRLALLLAECRFLSFAGVVEVQPEAAAPAPPPEPAKDWSEQEERAAKMMARVEKGDHFTVLGLKQSCTDEEVKAAFNKRIRIFHPDRVPDAPEALQQDYRTIFDRLTAAYKALDSEAKRKEYLGAKAEEESAQQEAAQWDPFEEMLSQKDYAKARDALNQRIGQDPGDAGAYAYLAWVTVVSAENREAVKPKALELITRAMKFGPECGVAFLNAARIAKAYGDKDSMKQYLARAKALGAKIPSKKKKA
- a CDS encoding O-antigen ligase family protein, producing MSESTSSRRDPAAETGRRQRRSRARGPRGPFARVSEGAVVLTLFLAPLALGSVHLWATALELLGVGLAAAGLLLALRGGGRLVLPRWATLGLGLLLGLEALQLLPLPPALLELLAPRSAELLAYSLGDLGAWPAWRPVSLDPAATALEVARHATFFLLFLVVTQLARSRHGRRRIALYLGALAALLVVLAFGQKLARLELIYGVFPVPPRGFLFASFVNPNHLAALLGLLAPLCLGLAFGARTRPLALLWGAVFVGVSITCVLTLSRGGMVGWAVGLAVFALLQARLRGREALVAEDRRPLRARGWPLGLALVGVVAVLSGVAYLALEPVLAELQTLGGEEALSGEMRLAIWRDGRELIQGHWLTGVGRGAWALTFPVYRTIARVGTFSHAESQPVQALAELGLIGGTLFVLVFAFLLVQGARVVASPRGAGVVAGLAALGVHELADFSTVFGGVAIPATLALTLACRGRQRGEGEEATKRELGLGRLPALALLGGVALLGAAGLGLASRGLADADLAALQEGELETPVFLERAREAQRRHPTDHMVALVAARTLAERGEEVAAMRWVSRAMYLSPTEPLAHLLAAILLTRAGQREQALLEYRLAARWGHPIPSVLASAERSFPALEDLARALPEEERARTELANYLARRERWADLLEIATRSLEVWPDSADLLALAATAARSEGEAERALELATRLQALAPLDPRGPLLLARIHRGQNDLAAAGAVLQQGLARLPGDPTLSLELTRLLLTTGDLEGADEALARASGLRGRGQRATYHLLRGQLLARQGEPERALEAYRLAARQNEESAAAPIAMGDLLRELGRPAEAAEAYEQALERTRGAQRQRIQRRLESLDAPREPPPPAAGDGR